A window of the Microbulbifer aggregans genome harbors these coding sequences:
- a CDS encoding alpha-ketoglutarate-dependent dioxygenase AlkB family protein, whose amino-acid sequence MDERLFRERVDQLAAAYPRSRQVSLAPGRALLVEDWIDPAEAEVLMAHCLESLHWDQPRVRLFGREHPIPRRHAFVGDPDVRYRWSGLEQSPQSWTPPLSTLRDRLFSSGFTFNSILANHYRNGADGMGWHADNERELGESPVVATVSLGQPRRLSFRERGGEGRVRLDLPAGSLLLTSGAVQHHWQHQVAKSRRPLDARISLTFRYIRSIG is encoded by the coding sequence GTGGACGAGCGCCTTTTTCGCGAGCGGGTTGACCAGCTGGCTGCAGCGTACCCTCGCAGCAGGCAGGTGTCGCTGGCGCCGGGCCGTGCTCTGCTCGTCGAGGACTGGATTGATCCGGCCGAGGCCGAAGTGCTGATGGCTCATTGCCTCGAATCCCTGCACTGGGATCAACCCAGGGTCAGGCTCTTCGGCCGCGAACACCCAATTCCCCGTCGGCATGCCTTCGTCGGAGATCCGGATGTGCGTTACCGGTGGTCGGGGCTCGAGCAGTCTCCGCAGTCATGGACGCCACCACTATCGACTTTGCGTGACCGTCTATTCAGTTCTGGTTTTACCTTCAACTCGATTCTCGCCAATCATTATCGCAATGGCGCCGACGGGATGGGCTGGCATGCCGACAATGAACGTGAGCTGGGAGAAAGCCCGGTAGTGGCGACTGTGAGCCTCGGGCAGCCCCGGCGCTTGTCGTTCCGGGAGCGGGGCGGGGAAGGACGTGTGCGGCTGGACTTGCCTGCAGGTTCACTGCTGCTGACTTCCGGGGCGGTACAGCATCACTGGCAGCACCAGGTTGCCAAGAGCCGTCGTCCATTGGATGCGCGAATTAGCCTTACTTTCCGTTATATCCGTTCTATCGGGTAA
- a CDS encoding response regulator — translation MIRVLVVDDHDLVRMGITRMLGDVNDIHVVGEAKSGEEALAFARQEEVDVILMDVKMPGMGGLEATRKLLARFPSIKVVAVSALDDDIFPGRLLQAGARGYVTKGADLEEMVRAIRSVQVGEVFISSSMATKMAMRNVSGKPEHSSPFDDLSERELQTAVLIVNGSKVAEIADTLAVSPKTVNSYRYRIFDKLGIHSDVELTLLAVKYHLLDPEAVF, via the coding sequence TTGATTAGAGTCTTAGTGGTTGATGATCACGACCTCGTGCGCATGGGAATCACGCGCATGCTCGGTGATGTCAACGATATTCATGTGGTCGGTGAGGCGAAGTCCGGAGAGGAAGCCCTTGCTTTTGCCAGGCAGGAAGAGGTGGACGTCATTCTGATGGACGTCAAAATGCCGGGCATGGGTGGCCTCGAGGCGACCAGGAAGTTACTGGCGCGCTTCCCCTCGATCAAAGTGGTCGCCGTCAGTGCACTCGACGACGATATTTTTCCCGGACGTTTACTCCAGGCCGGCGCACGTGGCTATGTCACCAAAGGCGCCGATCTCGAGGAAATGGTGCGGGCCATTCGCAGCGTGCAGGTCGGCGAAGTTTTCATCAGTAGCTCCATGGCCACCAAGATGGCTATGCGCAATGTTTCAGGGAAGCCCGAGCACAGCTCACCGTTTGACGATCTTTCAGAGCGCGAACTCCAGACCGCAGTGCTCATTGTCAACGGCAGCAAAGTGGCGGAAATTGCCGATACCCTCGCTGTCAGCCCCAAAACCGTGAACAGCTATCGCTATCGCATCTTCGATAAACTGGGGATTCATAGTGATGTCGAACTGACGCTGCTGGCGGTAAAATACCACCTGTTGGATCCGGAAGCGGTGTTCTGA